Part of the Flavobacterium alkalisoli genome is shown below.
CTTGAGGATATAACACTTCAGTTTTTATATAATCCGGTGCTTGAGTTTGCAGAAATGTACCTTAACGAAGAGAATGTGGAAAAGGAAATACGCACCCTTGCCGTATCGCAACTGGTGAGCCGTGTTGCCGAAGTGCCCGAAGTGCGCCATAAACTGGTAGAGCAGCAAAAGCACATGGGGGAGAAGAAAGGTGTGGTTATGGATGGCAGGGATATAGGCACTGTTGTTTTTCCTAATGCCGAACTGAAGATATACATGAATGCCAGTCCCGAAACGCGTGCTCAGCGTCGTTTTAAGGAACTTACAGGCCTTGGGCAGGAGGTAACATATGATGAGGTGTATAACAACGTAGTAGAGCGTGATTACATTGATACGCACCGTGCCGATTCTCCGCTTGTAAAAGCCGATG
Proteins encoded:
- the cmk gene encoding (d)CMP kinase, producing the protein MDKKITIAIDGFSSTGKSTLAKQLAKHLGYVYVDTGAMYRAVTLYAMQNGLISQGFFNREGLIEHLEDITLQFLYNPVLEFAEMYLNEENVEKEIRTLAVSQLVSRVAEVPEVRHKLVEQQKHMGEKKGVVMDGRDIGTVVFPNAELKIYMNASPETRAQRRFKELTGLGQEVTYDEVYNNVVERDYIDTHRADSPLVKADDAIEMDNSTITKQEQLQKVIDIVNELLAK